In one Leptospira yasudae genomic region, the following are encoded:
- a CDS encoding cation:proton antiporter — translation MEHHSLSLLNDIALSIIFATFFSHIARVTKQPLILGYVAGGLLLGPNLGFGLVVNEESIELISEIGLILLLFIIGLEIDLKELARMGKSMFILGISQFVFCVLFGLLFFKGILAGSAGKFDLLYFAIALAISSTMIVVKLLHDKFEVSTIAGRLTIGVLVLQDIWAIIFMGVQPNLQDPQILKIAGSLGIGLVLICVAFLISRFFLSRLFQAAASKPELILITSIAWCFLLCGLAERAGLSKEMGALIAGVSIAAFPYGADVIAKLSGIRDFFITLFFVALGMKIPIPSLQIITISLIAVVFVVFSRVITVATPVYFSGKGLRAGIVTGLNLAQISEFSLVILALGMGYGHISKELESTVLTSMILASVVSTYIILFNDPISRFILKMLAIVGLKEKEEEDRTESDITGQPKRDIVILGYFRIAQGLLEGIEREKPEWLNRILIVDFNPVFRQSLEAKGIRWAYGDLANPETLHHLGIEDARYVICTISDMILKGTTNRRLLESLKAICHHTQPSIILTTDDVQEAEVLVESGAAHVIVPGRISGMSLFKEMKTIVDHTKNGVEKSVIQAISSTESKKKKPVGKKATSKSKVKGK, via the coding sequence ATGGAGCATCATTCCCTTTCTCTCTTAAACGATATAGCGTTGAGCATCATTTTCGCTACATTCTTTTCTCACATTGCCAGAGTTACGAAACAACCGTTGATTCTGGGTTATGTGGCCGGGGGACTTTTGCTCGGACCGAATTTGGGCTTCGGTCTTGTGGTCAACGAAGAGAGCATCGAGTTGATCTCGGAGATCGGTTTGATTCTTTTGTTGTTCATCATCGGTCTTGAAATCGACCTCAAAGAATTGGCTCGCATGGGAAAATCCATGTTCATTCTCGGAATCAGCCAATTCGTCTTTTGTGTATTATTCGGTCTTTTGTTCTTTAAAGGAATTCTCGCGGGTTCGGCGGGAAAGTTCGATCTTTTATACTTTGCGATCGCGCTCGCCATCAGTTCCACGATGATCGTCGTCAAACTTCTTCATGATAAATTCGAAGTGAGTACGATCGCGGGCCGGCTTACGATCGGGGTTTTGGTTCTTCAGGATATTTGGGCCATCATCTTTATGGGAGTTCAACCGAACTTACAAGACCCGCAGATTCTCAAGATTGCGGGATCGCTCGGAATCGGTCTGGTTCTTATCTGCGTCGCGTTCTTGATCAGTAGATTCTTTTTATCCAGATTGTTTCAAGCGGCGGCTTCCAAACCGGAGTTGATCCTGATTACTTCGATCGCGTGGTGTTTTTTACTCTGCGGGCTCGCGGAGCGCGCGGGGCTTTCCAAAGAAATGGGGGCTTTGATCGCCGGAGTCAGCATCGCCGCGTTTCCATACGGTGCGGACGTCATCGCAAAACTTTCCGGAATTAGAGACTTCTTTATCACTTTGTTCTTCGTTGCCTTGGGTATGAAGATCCCGATTCCTTCTCTTCAGATCATTACGATTTCATTGATTGCGGTCGTCTTCGTCGTTTTCAGCAGAGTGATCACGGTCGCGACTCCGGTTTATTTTTCCGGCAAGGGTTTACGCGCGGGAATCGTAACCGGCTTGAATCTTGCTCAGATCAGCGAGTTCTCTCTGGTCATTCTCGCGTTGGGAATGGGCTACGGACATATCAGCAAAGAATTGGAATCCACCGTTTTAACTTCGATGATTCTTGCTTCCGTCGTTTCGACGTATATCATTCTTTTTAACGATCCGATCTCTCGATTCATTTTGAAGATGTTGGCGATCGTCGGACTCAAAGAAAAGGAAGAAGAGGATCGGACCGAGTCGGATATTACGGGACAACCGAAACGGGACATCGTCATTCTCGGTTATTTTAGAATCGCGCAGGGACTTTTGGAAGGAATCGAACGAGAGAAACCGGAATGGCTGAATCGAATTCTTATCGTGGACTTCAATCCAGTGTTCCGTCAATCTTTGGAAGCGAAAGGAATTCGCTGGGCATACGGAGATCTTGCGAACCCGGAAACTCTGCATCACTTGGGAATCGAAGACGCACGTTATGTGATTTGCACGATTTCCGATATGATTCTGAAAGGGACAACCAACAGAAGACTTTTGGAATCTCTCAAGGCGATTTGTCATCATACGCAACCGTCGATCATTCTTACCACGGACGACGTGCAAGAGGCCGAAGTTTTAGTGGAAAGCGGCGCGGCTCACGTGATCGTTCCGGGTAGAATCAGCGGTATGTCCTTATTTAAAGAAATGAAAACGATCGTGGATCATACAAAGAACGGAGTCGAAAAATCCGTGATTCAAGCGATCTCATCGACCGAATCCAAAAAGAAAAAACCAGTTGGGAAAAAGGCGACTTCCAAGTCTAAAGTGAAAGGGAAGTAA
- the folE gene encoding GTP cyclohydrolase I FolE, with amino-acid sequence MEDNIVNILKSIGEDPNREGLLDTPKRVKKAYDFLTSGYRADITKIVNGAIFEEPTDGMVLVRDIEMYSLCEHHLLPFYGRAHVAYLPNKKIIGISKIPRIVDVFARRLQVQERLTEQIAYAIQDVLEPQGVAVVIKAKHLCMMMRGVEKQNSELFTSCMLGAFKENMVTRSEFLDLIRTGST; translated from the coding sequence TTGGAAGATAACATCGTAAACATTCTAAAATCGATCGGAGAAGATCCGAATAGGGAAGGTCTTCTCGATACTCCGAAACGCGTAAAAAAAGCGTACGATTTTCTGACGTCCGGTTATCGCGCGGACATCACTAAGATCGTCAACGGCGCCATCTTTGAAGAACCCACCGACGGTATGGTTCTCGTGCGCGACATCGAAATGTATTCTCTTTGCGAACATCATCTTTTACCTTTTTACGGAAGAGCTCATGTCGCTTATCTTCCCAATAAAAAGATCATCGGGATCAGTAAAATTCCCAGAATCGTGGACGTGTTTGCCAGAAGACTTCAAGTTCAGGAACGTCTCACCGAACAGATCGCATACGCGATTCAAGACGTTCTCGAACCGCAAGGAGTCGCCGTCGTCATCAAAGCGAAACATCTTTGTATGATGATGCGCGGAGTTGAAAAACAGAACTCGGAACTTTTCACTTCCTGCATGTTGGGAGCGTTCAAAGAAAATATGGTGACTCGCTCCGAATTCTTAGATCTCATCCGCACCGGTTCCACCTAA
- the acs gene encoding acetate--CoA ligase: MAKERVVPPSAEFKKNTNISLKDYKKLYKESIENPNKFWAREANRLTWFKKWTKVLSHDFKNAKVEWFKGGKLNVSYNCLDRHIETPLKNKAALIWEGDNPSESRVLTYYDVYRETNRLANVLKNYGVKKGDRVLVYLPMIPELAITILACTRIGAIHSVVFGGFSPEALQSRIDDCKPKLIITADGGYRGGKPVELKKNVDLALEKSKENVKTVIVVRRTGNESGLTWKDGQDYWYHFLMNDPELPAYCKPEPMDAEDPLFILYTSGSTGKPKGVLHTTGGYLLGANLTFHYVFDIKPEDTYWCTADIGWVTGHSYLVYGPLSNGASSVMFEGVPSYPDAGRFWDVIDKYGVNIFYTAPTAIRALMREGLEPIQKRNLSSLRLLGSVGEPINPEAWEWYFKNIGKGKCPIVDTWWQTETGSIMITALPGAIPQKPGSATLPFFGVQPVLVDNDGIEITGKGEVSGNLCIKGPWPSMMRGVYGDPKRFFETYFSQFKGYYFTGDGARRDKDGYYWITGRVDDVINVSGHRIGSAEVESALVENKSVAEAAVVGFPHDIKGQGIYAYVTVKEGVTTNDALKKDLIATVEKMIGKIARPDVIHWAPGLPKTRSGKIMRRILRKIASGEFEGLGDTSTLADPSVVQKLIEDKKKFHS; the protein is encoded by the coding sequence ATGGCAAAAGAAAGAGTGGTTCCGCCATCCGCAGAATTTAAAAAGAACACGAATATATCTCTCAAAGACTATAAAAAACTTTATAAAGAATCCATCGAAAATCCCAACAAGTTTTGGGCAAGAGAAGCCAACCGATTGACTTGGTTTAAAAAGTGGACCAAGGTTCTCAGTCATGATTTTAAAAACGCAAAAGTAGAATGGTTTAAAGGCGGAAAACTGAACGTTTCCTACAACTGTTTAGATCGTCATATCGAGACCCCTCTCAAAAACAAAGCCGCACTCATCTGGGAAGGAGATAATCCTTCCGAATCCAGAGTCCTTACGTATTACGACGTTTATCGCGAAACGAATCGTCTCGCAAACGTTCTGAAAAATTACGGAGTAAAAAAGGGAGATCGGGTTCTCGTTTATCTTCCGATGATTCCCGAATTGGCTATTACGATTCTTGCATGTACTCGGATCGGTGCGATTCACTCGGTAGTATTCGGAGGATTTTCCCCCGAAGCGTTGCAAAGCAGAATCGACGATTGTAAACCGAAGTTGATCATCACGGCAGACGGAGGTTATCGCGGAGGAAAACCCGTAGAACTTAAAAAGAACGTGGACCTCGCTTTGGAGAAATCCAAAGAAAACGTAAAGACGGTGATCGTAGTTCGACGCACCGGAAACGAATCCGGTCTGACTTGGAAGGACGGTCAGGATTACTGGTATCATTTTTTGATGAACGATCCCGAACTTCCCGCGTATTGCAAACCGGAACCGATGGATGCGGAAGACCCTTTGTTTATTCTTTACACTTCCGGTTCCACGGGAAAACCGAAAGGAGTTCTGCACACGACGGGAGGTTATCTTCTCGGAGCGAATCTAACGTTTCATTACGTATTCGATATCAAGCCGGAAGACACGTATTGGTGTACCGCAGACATCGGTTGGGTCACGGGGCATTCGTATCTGGTGTATGGTCCTCTTTCCAACGGGGCTTCTTCCGTTATGTTTGAAGGCGTACCTTCCTACCCCGATGCGGGAAGATTTTGGGACGTCATCGATAAATACGGTGTGAATATTTTTTATACGGCTCCGACCGCGATCCGCGCTTTGATGAGAGAAGGACTGGAGCCGATTCAAAAAAGAAATCTGAGTTCTTTGCGTCTTTTGGGATCGGTTGGAGAACCGATCAACCCCGAAGCTTGGGAATGGTATTTCAAAAATATCGGAAAAGGAAAATGTCCGATCGTAGATACTTGGTGGCAAACGGAAACGGGATCGATCATGATTACCGCGTTGCCCGGCGCGATTCCGCAGAAACCGGGTTCGGCGACCTTGCCTTTTTTCGGAGTTCAACCCGTGCTCGTCGACAACGATGGAATCGAAATTACCGGAAAGGGAGAAGTCTCAGGCAATCTTTGTATCAAAGGGCCGTGGCCTTCGATGATGCGCGGAGTTTACGGAGATCCGAAACGATTCTTTGAAACGTATTTCTCCCAATTCAAAGGATATTATTTTACCGGAGACGGAGCGCGCCGAGATAAGGACGGTTATTATTGGATCACGGGACGCGTGGACGACGTGATCAACGTATCCGGTCATAGAATCGGAAGCGCGGAAGTCGAAAGCGCACTTGTCGAAAACAAGTCCGTCGCCGAAGCCGCGGTTGTGGGATTTCCGCACGACATCAAGGGTCAGGGAATTTACGCATACGTAACGGTGAAGGAAGGAGTTACGACCAACGACGCTTTGAAAAAAGATCTGATCGCAACGGTCGAAAAGATGATCGGCAAGATCGCAAGACCGGATGTGATTCACTGGGCGCCTGGACTTCCGAAAACGCGTTCCGGAAAAATTATGCGGAGAATTTTGAGAAAGATCGCTTCGGGAGAATTCGAAGGCCTCGGTGATACTTCGACTCTTGCCGATCCGTCCGTAGTTCAGAAGCTGATCGAAGACAAAAAGAAATTTCACAGCTGA
- a CDS encoding glycosyltransferase family 4 protein codes for MGIRKKEGTNNANLAIGLDARMIAHSGIGMRIRGLLKHLGPAAVKENLEIYLFGDVTTIRNEGIPCHEVSSLSDLDENSKATRIATDVAKSNSNQTQKNSGASSKAKEFSYPVVSYSTPIYSLKEFLGHPLMGRMDLLDIPHFNAPLPYLKKSIVTIHDIIPFRMKEFHSGFAKRVYMQVVFRLLKFFAKKIVSVSEYTAQDLESVFHFQKREIRVIHNGIDESVFYPASASEKKSFLKKYKLKEGYLLSVGIGKGHKNLNFVANVLKPLWDSKLLKTKWVLGGASGKIPDYLQNDVDGYEEFILPMERLSLDELRCLYSCAGLLIFPSKYEGFGFPPLEAQACGCPVVSSNATVLPEILQESVSYFSPGQPRELEILLKEFLKGRNYGKTWITKGKKNAERFSWKKAADETLKIYKELL; via the coding sequence ATGGGAATCCGAAAAAAAGAAGGAACAAACAACGCCAATTTGGCGATCGGATTGGATGCCCGGATGATCGCACATTCCGGAATCGGGATGAGAATCCGGGGCCTACTAAAACATCTCGGACCCGCTGCGGTGAAGGAAAATCTGGAGATCTATTTATTTGGGGACGTAACAACGATTCGCAACGAAGGAATTCCCTGCCATGAGGTTTCGAGTTTGTCCGACTTGGATGAGAATTCCAAGGCAACCCGAATCGCAACCGACGTCGCAAAATCGAATTCGAATCAAACACAAAAAAATTCAGGGGCTTCTTCGAAAGCGAAAGAGTTTTCGTATCCGGTCGTATCGTATTCTACCCCGATTTATTCTCTGAAGGAGTTTCTCGGTCATCCTCTTATGGGGAGAATGGATCTTCTGGACATTCCTCACTTCAACGCGCCTTTGCCGTATTTGAAAAAATCGATCGTAACGATTCACGATATCATTCCGTTTCGGATGAAAGAGTTTCATTCCGGTTTTGCAAAACGCGTTTATATGCAGGTGGTATTTCGCTTATTGAAATTCTTTGCAAAAAAGATCGTCTCGGTCTCCGAATACACAGCTCAAGATTTGGAATCCGTTTTTCATTTTCAGAAACGGGAAATCCGTGTGATTCACAACGGGATCGACGAGTCTGTATTTTATCCGGCTTCCGCATCCGAAAAGAAATCCTTCCTCAAAAAATATAAACTCAAAGAAGGATATCTTCTCAGCGTTGGAATCGGCAAAGGTCATAAGAATTTGAATTTCGTTGCGAACGTTCTAAAACCTTTGTGGGATTCCAAACTTCTGAAAACCAAATGGGTGTTAGGCGGAGCTTCCGGAAAAATTCCGGATTATCTGCAAAACGACGTTGATGGTTACGAAGAATTCATTCTTCCCATGGAACGTTTGTCTTTGGACGAACTTCGTTGTCTGTATTCCTGTGCTGGGCTTTTGATTTTTCCCTCCAAATACGAAGGGTTCGGCTTTCCTCCGTTGGAAGCGCAAGCCTGTGGCTGTCCGGTCGTTTCTTCAAACGCTACCGTTTTGCCGGAGATATTGCAGGAAAGCGTTTCGTATTTTTCCCCCGGTCAACCGCGGGAACTCGAAATTCTTCTGAAGGAATTTTTAAAAGGTCGGAACTACGGCAAAACTTGGATTACGAAAGGCAAAAAGAATGCCGAACGATTCTCGTGGAAGAAGGCCGCGGACGAAACATTAAAGATTTATAAAGAACTTCTTTGA
- a CDS encoding DUF1289 domain-containing protein — translation MVRSPCNKICTMDFETGFCEGCFRTIEEIGNWTRYSDAERDDLYLKLKARKEEILSKKKQLR, via the coding sequence TTGGTTCGTTCGCCTTGTAATAAAATTTGCACGATGGATTTTGAAACCGGATTTTGCGAAGGATGTTTCAGAACCATCGAAGAGATCGGAAATTGGACGCGTTATTCCGATGCGGAAAGGGACGATCTCTATTTAAAACTCAAAGCACGCAAAGAAGAAATTCTCTCTAAGAAAAAACAGCTTCGCTAA
- a CDS encoding M43 family metalopeptidase leptolysin, whose amino-acid sequence MLGRSLVIVSIVCSLIWGCPGKGDDDTSKNLQLLLGLYAINEALYYCDPAENVRTSGSAPNFSVSTSTLSQVLLTESGAYADGGTAYLVGTVKFPGIGKNNPMGIVYTEQNHAFSSNPNRFIYPLWETAAGNLIQDSGKSESAGYRSAATAFPIGATPGYYAPSSGYNNFTTNLLGTDFILPSIPSPPITTRRITNNTVQTCEEYKFRAEPNGIFGSATSGLSKVWQSRKKLNINLIFIPGAVTTPTTAAMATMIQTVKDIYAQNTVKIDVSVTASLAAAGASYLTIANITDDYGDVANSLGSLYRNNPSGVQDANSLNIYITRDYTVSSSAPAGILGISSGIPGIPVAGTPKSGMVVFIENHRTASGCGAVGSDLTCSADQVFLAKTIAHEGAHFLGLYHPVEKDVIKGRYTLDPLPETPECRDQNGNNLVGLGECLGDGFFNSGGLNLMFWAGNPTINQTQLTGEQGWVLRSHPLVY is encoded by the coding sequence ATGTTGGGAAGATCTTTAGTAATAGTTTCGATTGTCTGTTCTTTGATATGGGGTTGTCCCGGAAAGGGAGACGACGACACCTCCAAAAACTTACAACTTCTTTTGGGTCTTTATGCGATCAACGAAGCTCTTTATTATTGCGACCCCGCCGAAAACGTCCGCACCAGCGGAAGCGCACCGAACTTCAGCGTTTCCACTTCCACTTTGAGCCAAGTCCTATTAACGGAAAGCGGCGCTTACGCGGATGGAGGAACGGCATATCTGGTTGGTACGGTTAAATTTCCCGGAATCGGAAAAAACAATCCGATGGGAATCGTTTATACGGAGCAAAATCACGCGTTCTCTTCCAATCCGAATCGTTTTATTTATCCTCTTTGGGAAACTGCAGCGGGTAATTTAATCCAAGATAGCGGTAAAAGCGAATCCGCCGGATATCGTTCCGCTGCGACCGCGTTTCCCATCGGCGCGACGCCTGGATATTACGCTCCAAGTTCTGGATATAATAACTTTACAACGAATCTCCTAGGAACCGATTTTATTTTACCGAGCATTCCGAGTCCGCCGATCACAACTCGAAGAATCACGAACAATACGGTTCAAACCTGTGAAGAATATAAATTTCGTGCGGAACCGAACGGAATTTTCGGAAGCGCGACTTCCGGTTTGAGTAAGGTTTGGCAATCTCGCAAGAAGTTGAACATCAATCTGATCTTTATTCCGGGAGCCGTTACAACGCCGACTACGGCTGCGATGGCGACGATGATTCAAACCGTAAAAGACATTTATGCGCAGAACACCGTAAAGATCGACGTGAGTGTAACCGCATCGCTTGCAGCTGCGGGTGCGTCGTATCTTACGATTGCGAATATCACGGATGATTACGGAGACGTCGCTAATTCATTAGGATCTCTTTATAGAAATAATCCTTCCGGCGTTCAGGACGCGAATTCTTTGAACATCTATATCACTCGAGATTATACCGTTTCGAGCAGCGCACCCGCAGGCATCTTAGGAATCTCTTCCGGTATTCCCGGAATTCCGGTGGCCGGAACTCCGAAATCGGGAATGGTGGTGTTTATCGAAAATCACAGAACCGCTTCCGGTTGCGGAGCGGTAGGCTCCGATTTAACTTGTTCGGCCGATCAAGTTTTTCTCGCAAAAACGATCGCGCACGAAGGTGCGCACTTCTTAGGTCTGTATCATCCTGTGGAAAAGGACGTCATCAAAGGAAGATACACTTTGGATCCTTTGCCGGAAACCCCGGAATGCAGAGATCAAAACGGAAACAATCTCGTAGGTTTGGGAGAATGTTTAGGGGACGGATTTTTCAACAGCGGGGGACTCAATCTTATGTTTTGGGCCGGAAATCCGACGATCAATCAAACTCAATTAACCGGGGAACAAGGATGGGTGCTTCGTTCTCATCCTCTTGTATATTAA
- a CDS encoding cobalamin-binding protein, which yields MIGPQRIICLTEETTELLYMLGEEDRIVGISAYTVRPLRAKEEKPKVSAFINGNVKRIKDLHPDLVVGFSDIQANLAKDLIAEGLNVLITNQRTLDEILDTMLLFGSIVGKGRETQTLVDGWKSKLERIKNENKSENRPNVFFQEWDEPIITGISWVSELIEIAGGKDCFAELQTKSLAKDRIITADAVAASNPDVYIGSWCGKPMNFEWVQNHPEWQATNAIIHRKVYELDPSIILQPGPALFEEGIDQLVKLIHS from the coding sequence CTGATCGGTCCTCAAAGAATCATTTGTCTCACGGAAGAAACGACCGAGCTTCTTTATATGCTCGGAGAAGAAGATCGCATCGTTGGAATTTCAGCGTATACGGTTCGACCTCTTCGAGCTAAAGAGGAAAAACCGAAAGTTTCCGCGTTTATCAACGGAAATGTGAAACGAATTAAGGATCTTCATCCCGATCTTGTCGTCGGGTTTTCGGATATACAGGCGAACCTCGCGAAAGATCTGATCGCCGAAGGCCTCAACGTTCTTATAACCAATCAAAGAACGTTAGACGAAATATTAGATACAATGCTGTTGTTCGGCTCGATCGTCGGAAAGGGAAGAGAAACACAAACCTTGGTCGACGGTTGGAAATCGAAGTTGGAAAGAATCAAAAACGAAAACAAATCGGAAAATCGACCGAACGTATTTTTCCAGGAATGGGACGAACCGATCATCACCGGAATTTCCTGGGTAAGCGAACTCATTGAAATCGCGGGCGGCAAGGATTGTTTCGCCGAACTCCAAACAAAGTCTTTAGCAAAGGATAGAATCATCACAGCCGATGCCGTGGCTGCGTCTAATCCCGACGTATATATCGGATCTTGGTGCGGTAAACCGATGAACTTTGAATGGGTTCAAAATCATCCCGAATGGCAAGCTACCAATGCGATCATCCATCGGAAAGTGTATGAACTTGATCCTTCGATCATACTTCAACCGGGACCGGCTCTTTTTGAAGAAGGAATCGATCAATTGGTAAAGCTGATCCATTCTTAA
- a CDS encoding SixA phosphatase family protein — protein sequence MTGEWESERQSSLKQIHLIRHAKSDWETEFKSDHERPLSDRGKKNARTLRKYLEKIEFKTDLFLVSDSKRTLDTYKSITKNRNLSSEMIATEELYESDSEDILVKLRELDTRLENVALLGHNPGIEEIANRLIRGTEDLSLSESVFYKFPTSGFLSIQVETDSWEELGKVPGKIIRFWVPG from the coding sequence TTGACCGGAGAATGGGAAAGCGAGAGACAAAGTTCGTTGAAACAAATTCATTTAATCAGACACGCTAAATCGGATTGGGAAACTGAGTTCAAGTCCGATCACGAAAGACCTCTTTCCGATCGAGGAAAGAAAAACGCTCGCACTCTTCGGAAGTATTTGGAAAAGATAGAATTCAAAACGGATCTATTTTTAGTTTCAGATTCTAAAAGGACTCTGGATACTTATAAGAGTATAACTAAGAATAGAAACCTGTCTTCCGAAATGATAGCAACAGAAGAATTATACGAATCCGATAGCGAAGACATTCTCGTGAAATTGAGAGAGTTGGACACTCGATTGGAGAATGTGGCTTTGTTAGGTCATAATCCCGGAATCGAAGAGATTGCAAATCGACTTATTCGAGGGACGGAAGACTTATCGCTTTCCGAATCCGTGTTTTATAAATTCCCAACCTCCGGCTTTCTAAGTATACAAGTGGAAACGGATTCATGGGAAGAATTGGGAAAGGTTCCGGGAAAAATCATTCGCTTCTGGGTACCGGGATGA
- a CDS encoding quinone-dependent dihydroorotate dehydrogenase, whose translation MLSSFLRQAAYSTFLKPFFHSLDPETAHDLAKTLLGISNKLPGILPMIELTTSYKSDRLKTKVAGIEFENPLGMGAGFDKTGELYPFLSRMGFGHIEIGTITGQGQPGNPKPRVFRYPEDQALINRMGFNNPGADLAQETISSQKKRKIRGINAGKTKIVPEEKAIEDYVYTLKKLSPYGDYAVINISSPNTPGLRNFQKQENFVSLIQGIRNGLGENFKIPLFVKFAPDMETKDLEALLETSLSLKLNGVILTNTTIDKSSLKRYPNVEKEGGLSGAPLKNRSTEFVRVAYQILKGRIPIIGVGGIDSGKAALEKILAGADLIQIYTGYIYQGPFLPLRILEFLDQFLKKQDLKSVSDLVGKEKEFRFDSK comes from the coding sequence ATGCTTTCTTCTTTTCTTCGACAAGCCGCTTATTCGACGTTTCTGAAACCGTTCTTTCATTCTCTGGATCCCGAGACCGCGCACGATCTTGCAAAGACGCTGCTCGGAATCAGCAATAAGCTTCCCGGCATTTTACCTATGATCGAATTGACGACCTCGTATAAAAGCGATCGTTTAAAAACGAAGGTCGCGGGAATCGAGTTTGAAAATCCGTTGGGAATGGGCGCGGGTTTTGATAAAACCGGAGAATTGTATCCCTTTCTTTCTCGCATGGGTTTCGGTCATATCGAAATCGGAACGATCACCGGCCAAGGCCAACCCGGAAATCCGAAACCCAGAGTATTCCGCTATCCGGAAGATCAAGCTCTCATCAATCGAATGGGATTTAACAATCCCGGCGCGGACTTGGCTCAAGAAACGATTTCTTCCCAGAAAAAAAGAAAGATCCGCGGCATAAACGCAGGAAAGACGAAGATCGTTCCCGAAGAAAAAGCGATCGAAGATTACGTTTACACTCTGAAGAAGCTTTCACCTTACGGTGATTATGCGGTAATCAACATCAGTTCTCCCAATACTCCGGGGTTACGCAATTTTCAAAAACAGGAGAATTTCGTTTCTCTGATTCAGGGGATTCGAAACGGACTTGGGGAGAATTTTAAAATTCCGTTGTTCGTAAAATTTGCACCCGACATGGAAACGAAGGATTTGGAAGCGTTGCTCGAAACCTCTTTGAGTTTGAAATTGAACGGAGTGATTCTGACGAACACTACGATCGATAAATCCTCTCTGAAACGATATCCGAATGTGGAAAAGGAAGGCGGGCTTTCCGGAGCTCCTTTAAAAAATCGATCCACGGAATTCGTTCGAGTCGCTTATCAAATTTTAAAAGGTAGAATTCCGATCATCGGAGTCGGCGGTATCGACTCGGGAAAAGCGGCGCTTGAAAAAATTCTCGCAGGCGCTGATTTAATTCAGATCTATACCGGTTATATTTATCAAGGGCCTTTTTTACCTTTAAGAATTCTCGAATTTTTGGATCAGTTCCTAAAAAAACAGGATCTAAAATCGGTGTCGGATTTGGTGGGAAAGGAAAAAGAGTTTCGTTTCGATTCGAAATAG
- the hpt gene encoding hypoxanthine phosphoribosyltransferase, whose amino-acid sequence MNRVGADILHTRFSQEEISQRVKALASEIAKDYKKLNPILICVLNGGVFFFTDLARAIPFSVEIDFIQAKSYSGTVSTGRIDLLKDIGVDISDRHVILVEDILDTGFTLQYLVRHIFTRNPASLEIVTLLLKERKNILEFPVKYVGWRIPDEFVVGYGLDFDGKYRNLPDIHVLEPGDISV is encoded by the coding sequence ATGAATCGAGTCGGAGCCGATATTCTGCACACTCGTTTTTCTCAGGAAGAAATTTCGCAAAGAGTTAAAGCACTCGCTTCCGAAATTGCAAAAGATTATAAAAAACTAAATCCGATTCTGATCTGTGTTTTGAACGGTGGAGTCTTCTTTTTCACGGACTTGGCAAGAGCGATTCCTTTTTCCGTAGAGATCGATTTCATTCAAGCGAAGTCGTACTCCGGAACCGTTTCCACGGGAAGAATCGATTTGTTAAAAGACATCGGCGTCGACATCTCCGATCGTCACGTGATTCTTGTGGAAGATATTTTAGATACGGGATTTACGCTTCAATATCTCGTACGTCATATCTTTACCCGCAATCCGGCAAGTCTTGAAATCGTGACTCTTCTTTTGAAAGAAAGAAAAAACATCTTAGAATTTCCGGTGAAATATGTGGGCTGGAGAATTCCGGACGAGTTCGTCGTCGGCTACGGTTTGGATTTCGACGGAAAATACAGAAATCTTCCGGATATTCACGTATTGGAACCGGGCGATATTTCGGTTTAA